Proteins from one Impatiens glandulifera chromosome 2, dImpGla2.1, whole genome shotgun sequence genomic window:
- the LOC124925675 gene encoding putative transcription elongation factor SPT5 homolog 1 — protein sequence MSRRRQVEDEYDEEDEEELDEEEEEQHGSRKRRRNEFIDDAAEEDDDEEEEEEEDDDEEEYRGGGGRKGGGGSRRATKARRPASEFIDYEAQVDSDDEEEEDEGEDDFIVDGGAELQEEDDNRRMHRRPLLRPEDEQEDVEALERSIQARYARSSYNTEYDEETTEVEQQALLPSVRDPKLWMVKCAIGREREAAVCLMQKSLDKGSELQIRSAIALDHLKNFIYVEADKEAHVKEACRGLRIIFSQAKITLVPIKEMTDVLSVESKTVDLSRDSWVRMKLGMYKGDLAKVVDVDNVRQRVTVKLIPRIDLQALANKLEGREVPKKKAIVPPPRFMNVEEAREMHLRVERRRDPGTGDYFENIEGMMFKDGFLYKNVSMKSISTMNIQPTFDELEKFRQPENGDGDVASLTTLFANRKKGHFMKGDQVIVVKGDLKNLRGWVEKVEQENVFIRPKEAGLPKTLAVNEKELCKYFEPGNHVKVVSGASEGATGMVVKVESHVIIILSDTTKDHVRVFADNVVKSSEVTAGVTRIGDYELHDLVLLDNLTFGVIIRVESEAFQVLKGVPERAEVTLVRIRDIKCKIDKKIHAQDRSKNTIWVKDVVRILEGPCKGKQGPVEHIFRGVLFVYDRHHLEHAGFICAKSQACLVVGGSRGHDDRNGGQVPSRFSNLRQPPRIPQSSGRFSRGPQSDSGGRNNRGFGGGGHHHDSLINKMVKIRLGPFKGYRGLVKDIKGTTVRIELESLMKVVTVDRNHISDNINITAPNREVSRYGSGSETPMHPSRTPLHPYMTPMRDSGVTPIHDGMRTPMRDRAWNPYTPMSPPRDSWDEANPGSWGASPQYQPGSPPSRAYEAPTPGSGWANTPSGNYGEAGTPRDGGQAYANAPSPYLPSTPGQPMTPSSALYLPGTPGGQPMTPGGGGLDMMSPAVGGEHEGPWLLPDILVNVHRSGENTAIGVIKDVLSDGSCRIAMGSSGNGETITASAGDIETVVPRKNDMIKILGGSHRGALGKLIGVDGSDGIVKLDVTLDVKILDMTYLAKAAAIP from the exons ATGTCTCGCCGGCGGCAAGTCGAAGACGAATACGACgaggaagatgaagaggagCTCGATGAGGAGGAAGAGGAACAACACGGCAGCCGTAAGCGACGTCGTAACGAGTTTATCGACGACGCTGCTGAGGAAGATGACgatgaagaggaggaagaagaagaagatgacgaCGAGGAGGAATACCGTGGCGGCGGCGGCAGAAAAGGAGGAGGCGGAAGCCGTCGTGCTACCAAAGCTAGACGACCGGCTTCAGAATTCATCGATTACGAAGCGCAGGTGGATAGTgacgatgaagaagaggaggatgAAGGCGAAGACG ATTTCATAGTAGATGGTGGAGCGGAATTGCAGGAGGAAGATGACAACAGAAGGATGCATCGCAGGCCACTGTTACGGCCTGAAGATGAACAGGAAGACGTGGAAGCTCTCGAAAGAAGCATCCAGGCGCGATATGCCAGATCCAGTTACAACACAGAATACGACGAAGAGACAACAGAAGTAGAACAACAAGCGCTTTTGCCATCCGTTAGGGATCCTAAATTATGGATGGTGAAATGTGCG ATTGGTCGTGAGCGAGAGGCAGCTGTTTGCCTAATGCAGAAATCTCTTGATAAAGGATCTGAACTGCAAATTCGATCTGCTATAGCCCTTGATCATCTcaagaattttatttatgtagaGGCTGATAAAGAAGCCCATGTGAAAGAG GCATGCAGAGGTCTACGTATAATATTTTCACAAGCAAAGATAACCCTTGTACCAATCAAAGAAATGACAGATGTCCTCTCTGTAGAGAGCAAAACAGTTGATCTCTCTAGAGATTCTTGGGTTAGAATGAAACTTGGAATGTACAAAGGGGATCTTGCAAAG GTTGTGGATGTAGATAATGTGCGTCAGAGGGTTACTGTCAAATTGATTCCACGTATAGACTTGCAAGCCCTTGCAAATAAATTG GAAGGAAGGGAAGTTCCAAAGAAAAAGGCTATTGTTCCACCTCCACGCTTCATGAATGTTGAAGAGGCTAG AGAAATGCATTTGCGTGTGGAGCGTAGACGAGACCCTGGGACTGGTGATTACTTTGAGAACATAGAGGGAATGATGTTCAAGGATGGTTTCTTGTACAAAAATGTATCTATGAAATCTATCAGTACAATGAACATACAACCCACTTTTGATGAGCTGGAGAAGTTTCGACAACCTGagaatggagatggagatgtgGCTAGTTTGACCACCTTGTTTGCAAATAGAAAGAAAGGACATTTTATGAAAGGTGACCAAGTTATTGTTGTCAAGGGTGATCTGAAAAATTTAAGAGGATGGGTTGAAAAAGTTGAGCAAGAAAACGTCTTCATTAGGCCGAAAGAGGCTGGCCTTCCG AAAACTCTAGCAGTTAATGAAAAGGAGCTTTGCAAGTATTTCGAACCTGGCAATCACGTAAAAGTTGTATCTGGTGCATCAGAAGGAGCCACTGGTATGGTTGTTAAGGTGGAGAGCCATGTAATAATCATTTTGTCAGACACTACGAAGGATCAT GTTCGTGTATTTGCAGACAACGTTGTTAAGAGTTCAGAGGTAACTGCTGGCGTTACCCGGATTGGTGATTATGAGCTTCACGATCTTGTGCTTTTGGA CAATTTGACTTTTGGAGTTATCATTCGAGTTGAAAGTGAAGCTTTTCAG GTTTTAAAAGGCGTTCCAGAAAGAGCTGAGGTTACTCTCGTTAGAATAAGGGACATCAAATGTAAGATTGATAAGAAAATCCATGCCCAAGATAGATCCAAAAACACAATATGGGTAAAAGATGTAGTTAGGATTCTAGAAGGTCCATGCAAA GGAAAGCAAGGCCCTGTGGAACATATCTTCCGCGGAGTTCTGTTTGTATACGATCGACATCACCTTGAGCATGCTGGCTTTATTTGTGCTAAATCTCAGGCTTGTTTGGTAGTTGGTGGATCACGTGGCCATGATGATAGAAAT GGTGGTCAGGTGCCCTCAAGATTTTCTAATTTAAGACAACCACCTCGCATACCCCAATCATCAGGAAGATTTTCTAGAGGCCCTCAATCAGACT CTGGTGGAAGGAATAATAGAGGTTTTGGAGGAGGGGGACATCATCATGATTCattgattaataaaatggtAAAAATCCGTTTGGGGCCATTTAAGGGATATCGTGGCCTGGTGAAAGATATTAAAGGAACCACTGTCAGGATTGAATTGGAATCACTGATGAAGGTTGTTACAG TGGACCGCAATCATATTtctgataatattaatattacgGCACCAAACAG agaGGTATCTCGTTATGGTTCTGGAAGTGAGACTCCTATGCATCCTTCACGAACTCCATTACATCCTTACATGACTCCAATGAGAGATTCTGGAG TAACCCCGATACATGATGGCATGAGGACACCAATGCGTGATAGAGCATGGAATCCTTACACGCCTATGAGTCCACCAAG ggaTAGCTGGGATGAAGCTAACCCTGGTTCCTGGGGGGCTAGTCCACAATATCAG CCTGGAAGCCCTCCTTCTAGGGCATATGAAGCCCCTACTCCCGGTTCAGGCTGGGCAAACACTCCTAGTGGCAACTATGGTGAGGCTGGAACTCCGAGAGATGGTGGTCAGGCTTATG CAAATGCTCCTAGCCCTTATTTGCCTTCAACTCCAGGCCAGCCCATGACCCCAAGTTCAGCTTTGTATCTACCTGGCACTCCAGGTGGTCAACCGATGACGCCAGGTGGAGGTGGTTTGGATATGATGTCTCCTGCTGTAGGTGGAGAGCACGAAGGGCCATGGTTGCTTCCGGATATCTTGGTTAACGTGCATAGATCTGGGGAGAACACCGCTATTGGAGTTATTAAAGATGTGCTTTCG GATGGAAGTTGTCGCATAGCAATGGGGTCTAGCGGAAATGGGGAAACAATAACCGCAAGTGCTGGCGATATTGAGACAGTTGTCCCGAGAAAGAACGACATGATAAAAATACTGGGCGGTTCACATCGCGGGGCATTAGGAAAACTAATCGGAGTTGATGGGAGCGATGGAATCGTGAAGCTGGATGTGACTCTTGACGTGAAGATTTTGGACATGACCTATTTGGCGAAAGCAGCAGCAATTCCATGA